In a single window of the Flavivirga spongiicola genome:
- a CDS encoding SusC/RagA family TonB-linked outer membrane protein, whose amino-acid sequence MEIKSTNVLFYFKKKLLIIMMRSFIFLFCTTLFSLTSGNILSQNTKIKIKTDKVLTVDEVFDLIMEQTSYTFIYQVDMFKDFPKIGLKKGVIGANKLLKKSLSNKDFNFNFTDSNTIIIKEQEEIPIEERQGNTITGTVTDERNVPLPGVNIIKIGTSTGAQTDFDGNYSIKAEKGDVLEFTYIGMKAVRVTVGDENEIDVILKEDAAKLEEVVVTALGIRKEKKRVGYATQEVKGDALQKAISPNIVESLTGKIAGVTVITNGADFFSDPGIFLRGERPLIVVDGVPQPNSDFWDLSSDDIENITVLKGAGASALYGSLGSNGAIQITMKSGRGLTGTQISYNSSTTFQNGFLRIPRAQTEYGPGNTGRYRFGGGLAGGDGLTQGGGINDFDYSLWGPKFDGRLIEQYDSPIDPVTGYRIPTPWISRGEDNLKNFMEVGHVTSHNLTVQSGSDKGSFIISNTFKNAKASTPGQRLDINTFRLRGNLILSDAISIDGSLQYNYQYSDNRIRGTYGPTSPIYLLSIWGGAHFDVRNFKHVWQPGKEGIKQDFVENWRYNNPYALSYGWKRPWTKNNITTYLKGNFKINKDLKGFVRSTLNWYSLTNNEEISKDIYDYDINDRGGRFRYNATRYFENNTDFLLMYNKEFFNGDFGIDANLGANQRYLRIERESAATTQLIIPEIFTLDNSTDQVTPTSSKEFKGVYSAYASLDLSYKNRLFFGMTGRVDKSSTLPEANDSFFYPSVYTSAVISDFFDLPDPISYLKLRTSYAQVGGDLDIYDAVNSYETDRWRNQPTASFPRDTDDDFVIKNPNIKASFTNSFEYGFEMKLFKGRIGIDFSYYENEFGPQIYTQRFSDASGWDGILQNGRTTERRGMDFSLTATPVKSETFTWTTILNFDKYKHYLTSLPPLQDGTVPEWEGDQDASFKTRVGTRLSDYWYYVWERSPEGQLIIRDNGLPRRTPFKINTGNTQPDFTAGLSNTFTYKNLSLNVLFDGSFGGVTQDRYERDLWRAGGHPDAIHSERELSNIAYVNGTDPRTMQIEGVRIASGDVTYDPDGNILEDTRVFEPSTFKVDYQNWASGYKADWPSVIKDKTFVKLREVTLTYRFSSKLLDKTFLDAATISLIGRNLFYWTKDDFFGDLDTYRLTVGDTNLQQPSQRSYGFNINFQF is encoded by the coding sequence ATGGAAATTAAATCAACCAATGTTCTTTTTTACTTTAAAAAGAAATTATTAATTATCATGATGAGGTCTTTTATCTTCTTATTCTGTACAACGCTTTTTAGCCTTACATCAGGTAATATTTTATCTCAGAATACAAAAATTAAAATAAAAACAGATAAAGTTTTAACTGTAGATGAGGTTTTTGATCTTATTATGGAGCAAACAAGCTACACCTTTATATATCAGGTGGATATGTTTAAGGATTTTCCGAAAATAGGCCTTAAAAAAGGTGTAATTGGAGCTAATAAGCTTTTAAAGAAAAGTCTTTCTAACAAAGATTTTAATTTCAACTTTACAGATAGTAATACCATTATTATTAAAGAGCAAGAAGAAATTCCTATAGAAGAACGACAAGGAAACACTATAACAGGAACAGTTACAGACGAGAGGAATGTTCCTTTGCCAGGAGTAAATATTATAAAGATAGGAACATCTACAGGTGCTCAAACAGATTTTGATGGGAACTATAGTATTAAAGCTGAAAAAGGAGACGTTTTAGAGTTTACCTATATAGGTATGAAAGCTGTAAGAGTTACAGTTGGAGACGAAAATGAAATAGATGTTATACTTAAAGAAGATGCAGCAAAATTAGAAGAAGTTGTTGTTACTGCTCTTGGAATTAGAAAAGAGAAAAAGCGTGTCGGTTATGCGACTCAAGAAGTTAAAGGTGATGCCTTACAAAAAGCAATTTCTCCTAACATAGTAGAGTCTTTAACAGGTAAAATAGCCGGTGTTACAGTAATTACTAATGGCGCTGATTTCTTTTCTGACCCAGGGATTTTCTTAAGAGGAGAAAGACCCTTAATAGTGGTAGACGGTGTCCCACAACCTAATAGTGATTTTTGGGATTTATCATCAGATGATATAGAAAATATTACGGTATTAAAAGGTGCAGGGGCATCCGCTTTATATGGTTCTTTAGGATCTAATGGCGCTATTCAAATTACAATGAAGTCCGGTAGAGGTTTAACCGGAACTCAAATTTCATATAATTCTTCGACGACCTTTCAAAATGGATTCTTAAGAATTCCTAGAGCACAAACTGAATATGGTCCTGGAAATACCGGGAGATATAGATTTGGTGGTGGTTTGGCCGGAGGAGACGGTTTAACTCAAGGTGGTGGAATTAACGATTTTGACTACTCCTTATGGGGGCCTAAGTTCGATGGAAGATTAATAGAACAGTACGACTCACCTATAGATCCTGTTACGGGGTATCGTATTCCCACGCCTTGGATATCGAGAGGAGAAGATAATCTAAAAAACTTTATGGAAGTTGGACATGTTACGTCTCATAACCTTACGGTGCAGTCGGGATCGGATAAAGGAAGTTTTATTATTTCTAATACCTTTAAGAATGCAAAGGCTTCTACGCCGGGACAACGATTAGATATTAATACGTTTAGATTACGAGGTAATCTAATTTTATCTGATGCTATCAGTATTGATGGGTCATTACAGTATAACTACCAATATTCAGACAATAGAATTAGAGGAACGTATGGGCCTACGTCACCAATATATTTATTATCTATTTGGGGAGGTGCACATTTTGATGTACGTAATTTTAAACATGTTTGGCAACCGGGTAAAGAAGGTATAAAGCAGGACTTTGTAGAGAATTGGAGATATAACAACCCTTATGCATTATCTTATGGATGGAAGCGTCCGTGGACAAAAAATAATATTACGACCTATTTAAAAGGGAATTTTAAAATTAATAAAGATTTAAAAGGTTTTGTAAGATCTACTTTGAATTGGTATTCCTTAACTAACAATGAAGAAATCTCTAAGGATATCTATGATTATGATATTAATGATAGGGGAGGACGATTTAGATACAATGCCACACGTTATTTTGAAAATAACACCGATTTTTTATTAATGTATAATAAAGAGTTTTTTAATGGTGATTTTGGTATTGATGCAAATTTAGGAGCTAATCAACGTTACTTAAGAATAGAAAGAGAAAGTGCGGCTACAACGCAATTAATCATTCCGGAGATATTTACTTTAGATAATTCTACAGACCAGGTAACACCTACAAGTTCTAAGGAGTTTAAAGGAGTATACAGTGCATATGCATCTCTGGATTTATCATATAAAAACAGATTGTTTTTCGGTATGACAGGTAGAGTTGATAAATCTTCAACATTACCGGAGGCTAACGATTCTTTTTTCTATCCTTCAGTATATACCAGTGCAGTAATAAGCGATTTTTTCGATCTACCGGATCCAATAAGTTACTTAAAGTTAAGAACCTCATATGCTCAGGTAGGGGGAGATTTAGATATTTATGATGCGGTTAATTCATATGAGACTGATAGATGGAGAAATCAACCAACAGCTAGTTTTCCTAGAGATACAGACGATGATTTTGTTATAAAGAATCCAAATATAAAAGCATCATTTACAAATTCGTTTGAGTACGGTTTTGAAATGAAGTTATTTAAGGGTCGTATAGGTATAGACTTTTCGTATTATGAAAACGAGTTTGGACCTCAGATATATACGCAGCGTTTTTCTGATGCTTCGGGATGGGATGGAATTTTACAGAATGGTAGAACCACGGAACGTAGAGGAATGGATTTTTCACTTACGGCTACGCCGGTTAAATCTGAAACCTTTACCTGGACAACCATCCTTAATTTCGATAAGTATAAGCATTACTTAACATCATTACCTCCGTTGCAAGATGGCACAGTTCCGGAATGGGAAGGAGACCAAGATGCTAGTTTTAAAACCAGAGTGGGTACCCGCCTATCAGACTATTGGTATTATGTATGGGAGCGTTCTCCAGAGGGGCAATTAATTATAAGAGACAACGGTCTGCCAAGAAGAACACCGTTTAAAATAAATACAGGAAATACACAACCGGATTTTACAGCGGGTCTTAGTAATACTTTTACCTATAAAAACCTATCTCTTAATGTATTATTCGATGGAAGTTTTGGAGGGGTTACTCAAGACCGTTACGAAAGAGATTTATGGAGAGCAGGAGGGCATCCGGATGCTATTCACTCGGAAAGAGAGCTATCTAATATAGCTTATGTAAATGGTACAGATCCCAGAACTATGCAAATAGAAGGTGTAAGAATAGCATCCGGAGATGTAACATACGATCCGGATGGTAATATACTGGAAGACACAAGAGTTTTTGAACCTAGTACTTTTAAAGTGGATTATCAAAATTGGGCTTCAGGTTATAAAGCAGATTGGCCTAGCGTTATTAAAGATAAAACATTTGTTAAGCTAAGAGAGGTGACTTTGACGTACAGATTCTCATCTAAGTTGTTAGATAAAACATTTTTAGATGCCGCGACAATATCACTTATTGGTAGAAACCTATTCTATTGGACAAAAGATGATTTTTTCGGAGATTTAGATACCTATAGACTCACTGTTGGAGATACGAATCTGCAACAGCCCTCACAAAGGTCTTACGGATTCAATATTAACTTTCAATTTTAA
- a CDS encoding MORN repeat-containing protein codes for MKHVFLVGVLVFFCANNILAQSDCKVKLEALNVNYKGDCKKGYAQGFGEAKGKEDSYKGNFKKGLPHGQGTYIWGNGTKYQGSFVKGKMHGKGVLVIKKDGKEEFKKGYFEWGKYIGAYKSPYVVTSKREVKNVYVQKDPSLVNGEQYQITIRVKSNGNYIFPLMTVIDENASNYNGKIIKNVKFPCKKIDISFNHEGFSSRVVLDIYRKGNWLIEITI; via the coding sequence ATGAAACATGTTTTTTTAGTAGGAGTCCTAGTGTTTTTTTGCGCAAATAATATTTTGGCACAATCTGATTGTAAAGTAAAACTAGAAGCATTAAATGTAAATTATAAAGGCGATTGTAAAAAAGGTTATGCTCAAGGTTTTGGAGAGGCCAAAGGAAAAGAAGATTCTTATAAAGGAAACTTTAAAAAAGGATTGCCTCATGGACAAGGAACCTATATTTGGGGTAATGGAACTAAATATCAAGGTAGTTTTGTAAAAGGAAAAATGCATGGTAAAGGTGTTTTAGTTATAAAGAAGGATGGTAAAGAAGAATTTAAAAAAGGATACTTTGAGTGGGGAAAATATATTGGAGCGTATAAAAGCCCTTATGTGGTAACCTCAAAAAGAGAAGTTAAGAACGTATATGTTCAAAAGGATCCATCTTTAGTTAATGGTGAACAGTACCAAATTACTATCAGGGTTAAAAGTAATGGTAATTACATCTTTCCATTAATGACAGTAATTGATGAAAATGCAAGTAATTACAATGGAAAAATTATAAAAAATGTCAAATTCCCATGTAAAAAAATAGATATATCGTTTAATCACGAAGGCTTTTCAAGTCGAGTGGTTTTAGATATTTATAGGAAAGGAAATTGGCTTATAGAAATAACAATTTAA
- a CDS encoding sigma-70 family RNA polymerase sigma factor, protein MSHINTSAKNNLKEVFDTYYEALVLYANRFLSLKDECEDIVQDIFADLWEKDLTFPDDLSLKVYLYKSTRNKCYNIIKHNKVKDLYSANYIQLLEDDNLFLKQILEEEIVRQLNSIIEILPKRKKEIIKLSLRGIKNKEISEIIGIKLQTVKTLKSQSYKILREEFKELKTIINFLLFKKKKYS, encoded by the coding sequence ATTTCTCATATCAATACATCTGCAAAAAATAACTTAAAAGAGGTTTTCGATACATATTACGAAGCGCTCGTATTATATGCCAACCGCTTTTTGTCTTTGAAAGATGAATGTGAAGATATTGTACAAGATATTTTTGCAGATCTTTGGGAGAAAGATCTAACATTTCCAGATGATTTGTCACTAAAGGTTTATTTATATAAATCTACTCGTAATAAATGTTATAATATCATTAAACACAATAAAGTAAAAGATCTATATAGTGCCAACTATATACAATTACTAGAAGACGATAACTTATTTTTAAAACAAATTTTAGAAGAAGAAATTGTAAGGCAGTTAAATAGTATTATTGAAATTTTGCCCAAAAGAAAAAAAGAAATCATAAAATTAAGCCTTAGAGGTATAAAAAACAAAGAGATTTCTGAAATTATAGGAATAAAACTTCAAACTGTGAAAACTTTAAAATCTCAATCTTATAAAATTTTAAGAGAAGAATTTAAAGAGCTGAAAACTATTATCAATTTCTTATTGTTCAAGAAAAAAAAATATTCTTAA
- a CDS encoding FecR family protein, producing MEEIFYISKLIVKKKIKDLDASEKLHLKEYYKQYPFSKNINFEEIVQKTSEYETINKEKSWEVVLKKSDKRSNKFYIPVTKHSWLKYAIAASVVLLISTTFFLIQNDEVIIEEIPVIADTNNDIEIGGDKAVLTLGNGTSIVLGNGEDYIYNNVKSNGGKIVYSTVNDKVLDSSKMVYNYLTIPRGGQYFIELEDGTQVWLNSESRLKYPTFFVKGNERKVELVYGEAYFDVSSSMKHDGSSFKVLTEGQEIEVLGTEFNVKAYRDESYVYTTLVEGAVTVDNTIQKESLRPNEQSILSKENKSVIITEVDVFTEISWKNGFFSFRSKSLKDIMKVLSRWYDVDILFLNKDLETINFKGVLNKNQNLVEILTIIKNTKDINAYDINGKTVLIK from the coding sequence ATGGAAGAGATATTTTACATATCTAAACTGATAGTAAAGAAAAAAATAAAAGATTTAGATGCTTCTGAAAAGTTGCATTTAAAAGAGTATTATAAGCAATACCCGTTTTCAAAGAATATTAATTTTGAGGAGATTGTCCAAAAAACTTCAGAATATGAAACTATTAATAAGGAAAAGTCATGGGAAGTTGTATTAAAGAAATCAGATAAACGTTCTAATAAATTTTATATTCCTGTAACCAAACATTCTTGGTTAAAATATGCTATAGCTGCATCTGTAGTCTTATTAATTTCTACAACTTTTTTCTTAATTCAGAATGATGAGGTCATCATTGAAGAGATCCCTGTAATTGCAGATACTAATAATGATATTGAAATAGGTGGAGATAAAGCCGTTTTAACTTTAGGAAACGGTACTAGTATTGTTTTAGGAAATGGTGAAGATTATATTTACAATAATGTAAAAAGCAATGGAGGAAAGATTGTTTATAGTACTGTAAACGATAAAGTTTTAGATAGTTCTAAAATGGTATATAATTATTTAACCATTCCAAGAGGAGGTCAATACTTTATAGAGTTAGAAGATGGCACACAAGTATGGTTAAATTCAGAGTCCAGATTAAAATATCCTACATTTTTTGTAAAGGGGAACGAACGTAAAGTTGAATTGGTATATGGAGAAGCTTATTTTGATGTCTCATCAAGTATGAAGCATGATGGTTCGTCATTTAAAGTTCTTACAGAAGGACAGGAGATTGAAGTTTTAGGAACAGAGTTTAATGTAAAAGCATACCGAGACGAGTCTTATGTTTATACCACTTTAGTAGAAGGAGCGGTTACTGTAGATAATACTATTCAAAAAGAGTCTTTAAGACCAAATGAGCAATCTATTTTAAGTAAAGAAAACAAAAGCGTCATAATTACTGAAGTTGACGTGTTTACTGAAATATCATGGAAAAATGGTTTTTTCAGTTTCAGAAGTAAATCCTTAAAAGATATTATGAAGGTGTTGTCACGATGGTATGATGTAGATATATTATTCTTAAATAAGGATTTAGAAACTATTAATTTTAAAGGTGTATTAAATAAAAATCAAAATTTAGTAGAAATATTAACAATTATAAAAAACACAAAAGATATTAATGCCTATGACATAAACGGAAAAACAGTACTTATAAAATAA
- a CDS encoding SusD/RagB family nutrient-binding outer membrane lipoprotein — protein sequence MIKIFKFAIIVICLGTFNSCLDYEELRENPNNPNQVPPSLIFTDLTPGPVESFEGAYERMQYHVNIGTDNINEPSFISGFGGSFNYGTLRNVAKMIEEAEKVGAPEYAILGKFFRARTYIEMTRRMGDIPLSEAEQGADIPQPRYDSQKSIYIQALNWLDEANSELGDFIAANPTRLLEGDLYYNGNLKQWQKLINSYTLRILVSLSKKENDTDVNVKGRFQAIVSNGTKYPLMTSIADNAEFTFSNEDGFRQDYNPNCAVCREAEIYASTYIDLLKAKQDPRLMQVADPTRDAVEANPGDLAAVKADFDSYAGADISAEGIVNSAKKLDGDFSLPNFDRYWNFVGQPAVLISYWEQELNIAEAAHRGWIPNSPATHYNNGITASMEWYGVDSADIADYLSTNQPYIVGDAGLKRLLEQKYIAFAENSGQESFFMTRRTGVPTYVFSSFNDIDPGESYPIRWTYPGSEDVNNNENYRAALVSQFGAEVDDRDQIIWLLKD from the coding sequence ATGATAAAGATATTCAAGTTTGCTATTATAGTAATATGTTTAGGTACCTTTAATAGTTGTTTAGATTATGAGGAGTTAAGGGAAAATCCTAACAATCCTAACCAAGTGCCTCCAAGTTTAATTTTTACAGACTTAACACCCGGACCCGTTGAGTCTTTTGAAGGTGCTTATGAGCGTATGCAATACCATGTAAATATTGGTACAGATAATATTAATGAACCAAGTTTTATTAGCGGTTTTGGAGGAAGTTTTAATTATGGGACATTAAGAAATGTGGCTAAAATGATCGAGGAAGCAGAAAAAGTTGGTGCTCCAGAGTATGCCATTTTAGGAAAATTTTTTAGAGCTAGAACGTATATAGAAATGACCAGACGTATGGGAGATATTCCTTTATCGGAGGCAGAACAAGGAGCTGATATTCCGCAACCTAGATACGATTCTCAAAAATCGATATATATCCAGGCCTTAAATTGGTTGGATGAAGCCAATTCTGAGCTAGGCGATTTTATTGCTGCGAATCCAACTAGACTTTTAGAGGGAGACCTTTATTATAATGGTAATTTAAAGCAGTGGCAAAAGTTGATTAATAGTTATACACTACGAATTTTAGTATCTCTAAGCAAAAAGGAAAATGACACGGATGTTAATGTTAAAGGTCGTTTTCAGGCGATAGTATCAAATGGAACCAAATACCCTTTAATGACAAGCATCGCAGATAATGCTGAGTTTACTTTTAGTAATGAAGATGGTTTTAGACAGGATTATAATCCAAATTGTGCCGTTTGTAGAGAAGCTGAGATTTATGCAAGCACCTATATAGATTTATTGAAGGCTAAACAAGATCCGCGTTTAATGCAAGTAGCAGACCCAACCAGAGATGCGGTAGAAGCTAATCCAGGTGATTTAGCGGCGGTTAAAGCAGATTTTGACTCGTATGCCGGAGCCGATATTTCTGCTGAAGGTATTGTTAATTCTGCAAAGAAATTAGACGGTGATTTTTCATTACCTAATTTTGACAGGTATTGGAACTTTGTTGGTCAACCAGCTGTGTTAATAAGTTATTGGGAACAAGAACTTAATATAGCTGAAGCGGCTCATAGAGGATGGATACCAAATAGCCCAGCTACACATTATAATAATGGAATTACAGCTTCCATGGAGTGGTACGGCGTAGATTCTGCAGATATAGCAGATTATCTGTCTACTAATCAGCCTTACATTGTCGGAGATGCCGGTTTAAAAAGATTGTTGGAGCAAAAATACATTGCTTTTGCTGAAAATTCTGGTCAGGAATCCTTTTTCATGACTCGTAGAACAGGTGTACCAACCTATGTGTTCTCAAGTTTTAATGATATAGATCCAGGTGAAAGCTACCCTATTCGTTGGACCTACCCAGGTTCTGAGGATGTTAATAATAACGAAAATTATAGAGCAGCTTTAGTGTCTCAGTTTGGTGCAGAAGTAGATGATAGAGATCAAATAATCTGGTTACTTAAAGATTAA
- a CDS encoding NAD(P)/FAD-dependent oxidoreductase encodes MKKVVIIGGGTIGTSVAYYVSKLGDADVTLVDKDYIGSGNTASAASLITLARSKKSIIPLVKETIAAIGDMEQLLGEPSGVMKVGSIHIAASETSEKSIRSLMDIADEFGLKQEWLTSESIKEKLPWINIESVRGGAFMKDDCYMESTVLANNFAKAAKMQGAKIKQYTNVEEILSDNGKITGIKTKEGVIPCDVVVDAAGAWSNLLSMQASEAIPMAPVRSIYWITGNRPDLFNPNQPMVIFPDASAYCRPEGESLLFGIRDRAGVHVNPKELPDSMHGYNLINENEYWDILLEEGQAFQKFFPDFENMEIAHCISGISTYTPDASLAMGSAKNMEGLYIATGCSGAGVATSGGYGRVIAELIYNKQPYTNIDPFKIDRFGDFDPFEYDFRQRCADARSNKKEG; translated from the coding sequence TTGAAAAAAGTTGTAATAATTGGAGGAGGTACTATAGGAACTAGCGTTGCATATTATGTAAGTAAACTAGGAGACGCAGATGTGACATTGGTAGATAAAGATTATATAGGAAGTGGCAACACAGCTTCTGCGGCTTCTTTAATTACTCTAGCTAGATCGAAAAAATCGATTATTCCTTTGGTCAAGGAAACAATAGCTGCTATTGGTGATATGGAACAGCTTCTTGGTGAACCTTCTGGAGTTATGAAGGTAGGAAGTATCCATATCGCTGCATCTGAAACCTCAGAAAAAAGTATTAGAAGTTTAATGGATATTGCAGATGAGTTTGGTTTAAAGCAAGAATGGTTGACTTCAGAGAGTATAAAAGAGAAATTACCTTGGATTAATATTGAAAGTGTTAGAGGGGGTGCTTTTATGAAAGACGATTGTTATATGGAGTCTACCGTTTTGGCAAATAATTTTGCTAAAGCTGCCAAAATGCAAGGCGCTAAAATAAAGCAATATACCAATGTTGAGGAAATTTTAAGTGATAACGGAAAAATAACCGGTATTAAAACGAAAGAAGGTGTTATTCCCTGTGATGTGGTTGTTGATGCTGCTGGGGCTTGGAGTAACTTATTATCTATGCAAGCAAGCGAAGCTATTCCTATGGCTCCCGTAAGAAGTATTTATTGGATTACCGGTAACAGACCGGATTTATTTAATCCTAACCAGCCTATGGTTATTTTTCCTGACGCTTCGGCATATTGCAGGCCTGAAGGAGAGTCTTTGCTTTTTGGGATTCGAGACCGTGCTGGAGTACATGTAAACCCTAAAGAATTACCAGATAGTATGCATGGTTATAATCTGATTAATGAAAATGAATATTGGGATATACTATTGGAAGAAGGGCAAGCATTTCAAAAATTCTTTCCCGACTTTGAAAACATGGAAATAGCCCATTGTATTTCGGGCATATCAACCTATACACCAGATGCTTCTTTGGCTATGGGGAGCGCAAAAAATATGGAAGGATTATATATAGCAACAGGTTGTTCTGGTGCTGGTGTAGCAACTTCTGGGGGATATGGTCGTGTTATTGCTGAGTTGATTTACAATAAACAACCTTATACAAATATAGATCCGTTCAAGATAGATAGATTTGGTGATTTTGATCCGTTTGAATATGATTTTAGACAACGGTGTGCCGATGCACGCTCAAATAAAAAAGAAGGATAG
- a CDS encoding LamG domain-containing protein produces MKKINIFKYKIIIYLLFGVVLLVNNACTIDKGDGWADARYLENFDFYIYHTNPLTGLDYTEEELSALLYDPKAKEEYAEGQPVEITIVSAKMPTEIKVHSGVDLSVLATITNFTQVDGEYRSDMFSSSLEDLGLLEIGDKGAVKVYISFVDGTFGSAEFGIKRVKFFDPNAIVDTFVFLKKSTGETIPLRIDEKVTSRVKDGAYGSIVELDGVDDQVEILDIPELGFRYDSDYSIGFWVNTTSTDSDPVIIGDQDWGSSSNPGLTIAHRGDNWRVATADGSTKADTNYDGAYNDGNWHYLTVTFDRDGNMTLYQDGVSVATESMAGVGNSKSGNPLRVGQDGTGGYGQFFQGKIGEVSIFDYALTAEQVANVSTPKTGVQLKKQGGSVKNVPVVNAGGVISGEEDRFTYEFNGTDQYATINDSDLGFRYDSDYSISFWVNTTSGDSDPVILGDQDWNSSGNTGLTIAFRGSNWRVAYSDGTNKADTNHDSNFNDGGWHLATVTFDRDGDMKMYVDGAVVASEPLSAVGTANSGNPLRLAQDGPATYGQFFQGKIAGVVIYDYVLTDAEVSTLFNQ; encoded by the coding sequence ATGAAAAAAATAAATATATTTAAATATAAAATCATTATTTATTTATTGTTTGGGGTTGTTTTATTAGTAAATAATGCCTGTACAATAGATAAGGGAGATGGTTGGGCAGATGCCAGATACTTAGAAAATTTCGATTTCTACATATATCATACAAATCCTTTGACTGGATTAGATTACACAGAAGAAGAGTTATCTGCATTATTGTATGATCCAAAAGCAAAAGAAGAATATGCAGAAGGTCAACCAGTTGAGATTACTATAGTTTCAGCTAAAATGCCTACAGAAATAAAAGTGCATTCTGGGGTAGATTTATCGGTATTAGCAACCATTACTAATTTTACACAGGTAGATGGAGAATACAGATCCGATATGTTTTCGTCCAGTTTAGAAGATTTAGGCTTGTTAGAAATAGGAGATAAAGGAGCAGTCAAGGTCTACATCTCATTTGTAGATGGTACATTTGGATCGGCTGAGTTTGGTATTAAAAGGGTTAAGTTTTTCGATCCTAATGCCATTGTAGATACGTTTGTATTCTTAAAGAAGAGTACAGGAGAAACGATTCCTTTGCGTATAGATGAAAAGGTTACTTCCAGAGTTAAAGATGGTGCTTATGGATCTATCGTTGAGTTAGATGGAGTAGATGACCAAGTAGAAATTCTGGATATTCCAGAATTGGGTTTTAGATATGATAGCGATTACTCTATAGGATTTTGGGTGAATACCACTTCTACAGATAGTGATCCGGTAATTATTGGAGACCAGGATTGGGGGAGTTCTTCTAATCCGGGGTTAACAATAGCCCATAGAGGGGATAACTGGCGTGTAGCAACAGCAGATGGATCTACAAAAGCTGATACAAATTATGATGGTGCTTATAACGATGGAAATTGGCACTATTTAACTGTTACTTTTGATAGAGATGGGAATATGACTTTATATCAGGATGGCGTTTCTGTTGCAACAGAAAGTATGGCCGGAGTGGGTAATTCGAAAAGTGGAAACCCACTTCGTGTAGGTCAGGACGGTACCGGTGGTTACGGACAATTCTTTCAAGGTAAGATAGGAGAGGTTTCTATTTTTGACTATGCTTTAACAGCAGAGCAAGTTGCTAATGTTTCTACGCCTAAGACTGGAGTTCAGTTGAAAAAGCAAGGTGGTTCGGTAAAAAATGTACCGGTAGTAAATGCTGGTGGGGTTATAAGTGGCGAAGAAGATAGATTTACATATGAGTTTAATGGAACTGATCAATATGCTACGATTAATGACTCAGATTTAGGATTTAGATACGATAGTGATTACTCAATCTCTTTTTGGGTAAATACAACTTCTGGTGATAGTGATCCGGTTATACTTGGTGACCAGGACTGGAATAGTTCTGGAAACACAGGATTAACCATTGCTTTTAGAGGAAGTAATTGGCGAGTTGCTTATTCCGATGGAACTAATAAAGCAGATACAAACCATGACAGTAATTTTAATGATGGTGGTTGGCATTTGGCGACTGTTACTTTTGATAGAGATGGTGATATGAAAATGTATGTTGACGGAGCTGTAGTAGCTAGTGAACCTCTGTCTGCTGTTGGTACTGCAAATAGTGGTAATCCATTGCGTTTAGCTCAAGATGGACCAGCTACATATGGTCAGTTTTTTCAGGGTAAAATAGCTGGAGTCGTAATTTACGATTATGTGCTTACAGATGCAGAAGTTTCTACATTATTTAATCAATAG